A genome region from Populus alba chromosome 3, ASM523922v2, whole genome shotgun sequence includes the following:
- the LOC118028544 gene encoding PGR5-like protein 1A, chloroplastic, protein MASKLAFNLTSPRVFTAPIQKPIISSSSSLPSLSSPSCSARVQLNGKQFSLRGRTLFPPTKATADQQTDQVQEDDTDDGKILQYCSIDKKGKKSLGEMEQDFLQALQAFYYEGKAIMSNEEFDNLKEELMWQGSSVVMLSSDEQKFLEASLAYVSGNPILSDEEFDKLKIKLKTEGSEIVVEGPRCSLRSRKVYSDLSVDYLKLFLLNVPATVVALGLFFFLDDLTGFEITYLLELPEPFSFLFTWFAAVPLIVWLALTLTNAIVKDILILKGPCPNCGTENGSFFGTILSIPSGGTSNTLKCSNCSTELVYDSKTRLITLPEGSEA, encoded by the exons ATGGCTAGCAAATTAGCCTTCAATTTGACATCTCCTCGAGTCTTCACTGCTCCTATTCAAAAACCAATCatctcttcatcttcatcattgcCATCCTTATCATCTCCTTCTTGCTCTGCCAGGGTTCAACTCAACGGAAAACAGTTTTCTCTTCGCGGAAGAACGCTTTTTCCTCCTACCAAGGCCACTGCTGACCAGCAAACTG ATCAAGTCCAAGAAGATGACACGGATGATGGTAAGATCCTGCAATATTGTAGCATAGACAAGAAAGGCAAGAAGTCGTTGGGTGAAATGGAGCAAGATTTTCTGCAAGCGCTACAA GCATTTTATTATGAGGGGAAAGCTATAATGTCAAATGAAGAATTTGATAATCTCAAGGAGGAACTAATGTGGCAAGGAAGCAGCGTGGTTATGCTAA GTTCTGATGAACAGAAGTTTCTTGAAGCCTCTCTTGCTTATGTATCAGGGAATCCAATATTGAGTGATGAAGAGTTTGATAAACTGAAGATCAAATTAAAG ACAGAAGGCAGCGAAATAGTTGTTGAAGGTCCAAGATGCAGTCTTCGTAGTAGAAAG GTTTATAGTGACCTGTCTGTTGACTATTTGAAGCTGTTCCTGCTGAACGTCCCGGCAACTGTTGTTGCACTAGGCTT GTTTTTCTTCTTGGATGATCTCACTGGTTTTGAAATCACTTATCTTTTGGAG CTCCCAGAGCCGTTCAGTTTCCTTTTCACCTGGTTTGCTGCGGTGCCCCTCATTGTTTGGTTAGCTCTGACACTAACAAATGCGATTGTGAAAGACATTTTGATCTTGAAG GGCCCCTGTCCCAACTGTGGCACGGAGAACGGCTCCTTCTTTGGAACCATATTGTCTATTCCAAGTGGTGGAACCTCCAACACCCTTAAATGCTCGAA TTGCTCAACTGAATTGGTTTACGATTCAAAAACACGCTTGATTACACTGCCAGAAGGAAGCGAAGCTTGA
- the LOC118028543 gene encoding histone deacetylase complex subunit SAP18, with protein MEKKSSRDRDGEMGGGAAHARPLPPPSRAHPPPPPPRPRIEPIDREKTCPLLLRVFTKIGSHHKPEDFAVRGKEPKDEVQIYTWKDATLRELTDLVKEVAPEARRRNAKLSFAFVYPDKHGRFVLRVVGMTHSSGRRPDDLKALAELNFQIGDYLDVAIM; from the exons ATGGAGAAGAAGAGCAGCAGAGACAGAGACGGCGAGATGGGTGGTGGCGCAGCCCATGCCAGACCCCTTCCTCCTCCCAGTCGGGCCCatcctccacctcctcctcctcgtccCCGCATCGAACCTATCGATCGTGAAAAG ACTTGCCCTTTATTGCTTCGAGTTTTCACTAAG ATTGGAAGTCATCATAAGCCAGAAGATTTTGCTGTGAGAGGCAAGGAACCAAAAGACGAGGTTCAAATTTATACATGGAAAGATGCAACACTTCGCGAGTTAACTGATCTT GTCAAAGAGGTTGCTCCAGAGGCAAGGAGAAGAAATGCAAAGCtgtcatttgcttttgtttaTCCTGATAAACATGGCCGTTTTGTGTTGAGAGTG GTGGGGATGACACATTCAAGTGGGAGACGACCAGATGATCTCAAGGCATTGGCCGAACTCAATTTCCAG ATCGGAGATTACTTGGATGTAGCAATCATGTGA